A genomic stretch from uncultured Pseudodesulfovibrio sp. includes:
- a CDS encoding NifB/NifX family molybdenum-iron cluster-binding protein: METLVAVPTAAPGGMDAAVDAHFGHCGMYTLVTVADGEIKDVQVVPSCPHEQGGCMAPVQYLADQNVKALISGGMGMRPLMGFNQVGIQVFHGSGAPTVKTAIEAFLHDSLPVFTAEQTCGGGRG; encoded by the coding sequence ATGGAAACTCTCGTAGCTGTTCCCACTGCTGCCCCCGGTGGCATGGACGCCGCTGTTGATGCACACTTCGGTCATTGCGGTATGTATACCCTTGTGACTGTCGCCGACGGCGAAATAAAAGATGTGCAAGTCGTGCCGAGCTGCCCTCATGAACAAGGCGGCTGCATGGCTCCGGTTCAATATCTGGCCGACCAGAACGTCAAGGCCCTGATTTCCGGCGGTATGGGCATGCGTCCGCTCATGGGATTCAATCAGGTCGGAATTCAGGTTTTCCACGGCAGCGGTGCACCCACTGTCAAAACGGCAATCGAAGCCTTTCTGCACGACAGCCTGCCGGTTTTCACAGCCGAACAGACTTGCGGCGGCGGAAGGGGCTAG